A DNA window from Vigna angularis cultivar LongXiaoDou No.4 chromosome 1, ASM1680809v1, whole genome shotgun sequence contains the following coding sequences:
- the LOC108322150 gene encoding tRNA-specific adenosine deaminase TAD2 gives MMTSPETLSFMELAIHQARLALDALEVPVGCVIVEDGKVIATGRNRTTETRNATRHAEMEAIDVLLGQWQKNGHSMSEVAEKFSNCSLYVTCEPCIMCASALSILGIKEVFYGCSNDKFGGCGSILSLHSSNTTPVNNEVPSGKNFKCTGGIMASEAVLLFRTFYEQGNPNAPKPHRPLARQT, from the exons ATGATGACCTCTCCCGAGACCCTTTCGTTCATGGAGCTAGCCATACATCAG GCGAGGTTAGCTTTGGATGCTCTTGAAGTGCCTGTTGG ATGTGTAATTGTTGAGGATGGCAAGGTAATAGCCACAGGCAGAAACCGAACTACTGAGACACGAAAT GCTACAAGGCATGCAGAAATGGAAGCTATAGACGTGCTTCTTGGGCAGTGGCAGAAAAATGGACATTCAATGTCTGAAGTTGCTGAAAAATTCTCAAACTGCAGTCTTTATGTTACCTGTGAACCGTGCATAATGTGCGCATCTGCTTTATCAATTTTAG GTATAAAGGAGGTATTTTATGGCTGTTCAAATGATAAATTTGGAGGCTGTGGATCGATACTGTCCTTGCATTCAAGTAACACCACACCAGTCAATAA TGAAGTTCCATCAGGAAAGAATTTCAAATGTACTGGAGGTATAATGGCATCAGAAGCTGTCCTTCTCTTTCGAACATTCTATGAGCAAGGAAATCCGAATG CTCCAAAGCCACACAGGCCTTTAGCACGTCAGACATGA
- the LOC108322111 gene encoding protein CHLOROPLAST IMPORT APPARATUS 2, translated as MSSCLTGAGGRTYGFDFEFVKSPSSSTRTSHTSSSPSSTISESSNSAALAISTKKPRTPRKRPNQTYNEAAALLSTAYPNLFSTKNLKTQGKFAKPASENFDFDSSELFLPFRVLDGSSSCFLLDQPGPKPVERPKVVSVQEKACGSPGEISSVVNFNYLELNDDCEESLDAESILDEEIEEGIDSIMGSRVQEISNDAVNNFPWIMPFGGKSDFPRPRVSALRHVDNGNWWNFPAVDIHQISPKINTKPPPVTAEKKMKKKRVTAIAAAEKPAVVELKNAELPKPKQGLMLKLNYDDVRGAWSDRGTPFADDSPLADLPETDVTARLSQIDLWWDNGGVREASVQRYKEKRRTRLFSKKIRYQVRKVNADRRPRMKGRFVRRLNSSSNAHR; from the exons ATGTCTTCGTGTTTGACCGGAGCTGGAGGAAGAACCTACGGATTCGATTTCGAATTTGTTAAATCTCCGTCTTCCTCCACCAGAACCTCACACACCTCTTCTTCGCCTTCTTCAACAATCTCCGAATCGAGCAATTCGGCTGCGCTCGCAATCTCCACCAAGAAACCCAGAACGCCGAGAAAGCGACCGAACCAAACCTACAATGAAGCAGCGGCACTTCTATCCACGGCCTACCCGAACCTCTTCTCTACAAAGAACCTCAAAACGCAGGGGAAATTCGCAAAGCCCGCATCGGAGAATTTCGATTTTGACTCTTCGGAGCTGTTTTTGCCGTTCAGGGTTTTGGACGGATCGTCTTCGTGTTTCCTTCTGGACCAACCGGGCCCCAAGCCCGTGGAGAGGCCCAAAGTGGTGAGCGTGCAGGAGAAGGCGTGTGGGAGCCCCGGGGAGATAAGCTCCGTAGTGAATTTCAATTACCTCGAATTGAACGACGATTGCGAAGAGAGCCTCGACGCGGAATCGATTCTCGACGAGGAAATTGAAGAAGGAATCGATAGCATCATGGGGAGCAGGGTCCAAGAAATCTCCAACGACGCCGTCAATAACTTTCCCTGGATAATGCCTTTTGGCGGGAAATCGGACTTCCCCAGACCCCGTGTCAGCGCTCTCCGACACGTCGACAACGGAAACTGGTGGAATTTTCCGGCCGTCGATATTCATCAGATATCTCCCAAAATTAACACCAAGCCTCCTCCGGTGACCGccgagaagaagatgaagaagaaaagggtgACAGCGATTGCGGCGGCCGAGAAACCGGCCGTGGTGGAGTTGAAGAACGCGGAATTGCCCAAACCGAAACAAGGtttgatgttgaaattgaattaCGACGACGTTCGGGGCGCTTGGTCCGACCGTGGGACCCCGTTCGCGGACGATAGCCCCCTGGCCGACTTGCCGGAAACTGACGTCACT GCGCGGCTGTCGCAAATTGATTTGTGGTGGGACAATGGCGGAGTGAGAGAAGCTAGCGTGCAGCGCTACAAAGAGAAGCGGCGAACGCGACTGTTCTCGAAGAAGATCAGATACCAGGTGAGGAAGGTCAACGCAGATCGACGGCCCAGAATGAAG GGGCGATTTGTTAGGAGGCTCAATTCTAGCTCAAATGCACACAGATGA